The following proteins come from a genomic window of Ochotona princeps isolate mOchPri1 chromosome 14, mOchPri1.hap1, whole genome shotgun sequence:
- the GOLGA2 gene encoding golgin subfamily A member 2 isoform X3, with translation MWPPLPPPRPAMSEETRQSKLAAARKKLREYQQKNSTGGLPEVKKKKKKLKNDSSPERSPSEDSHSPEDIQDILKVLVSDLNRSNGVALPPWDKCKDNDADSAPALMDETRTLSSTESLRQLSQQLNGLVSESTSYINGEGLTSSNMKDLESRYQELAVALDSSYLTNKQLSNTIEELKQQNQETLDQVEKEKKECQQKLAKEQGALREQLQVHIQTIGILVSEKADLQSALAHTQQAARQKAGESEDLASRLQASRQRVGELERTLSAVSTQQKQTDKHNKELTKERDALKLELYKNNKNNEDLKEQNSELEERLRVLLKEKATLQLGTEELQKKLEMSELLLQQFSSRTEVPDENQQLQQAMEERALLESRVGQLLEIQKNLQLDRDRYVENLKEERNMWQERMKQMSAQMSLLREEKEQSLSQVQELETSLAELRSQIVESPALEPPALPAGPSETEQQLQAEAEKLQKELASLAEQLQAQVRDNEGLSRLNQQQEQRLLHLELQSELWDNQAEERKQILETMQNDRTTISRALTQNRELKEQLAELQNGFVRLTNDNMELTSSLQSEQHVKNELAKKLGQLQEKLGELKEMMELKSQEAQNLEQQRDQYLAHLQQYVAAYQQHVAAYQQLNSEKEALHKQLLLQTQVLDRLQHEEVQGKVAIEVARQELQETQERLEATSQQNQQLQAQLSLLCLPGEGGDEEEEEEEIPQAKVTIPEELESREALVAFFNSALAHAEEQQAQLRGQLKEQKARCQRLARLEVLSQREPEMRTSVPNTRGDYVSGETHQALQGSMEKLQHRFREVMQEKADLRERVEELEHRCIQLSGETDTIGEYIALYQNQRAMLKERHREKEEYISRLAQDKEEMKIKLLELQELVLQLVSQRDQWQSRLVATVPSPPSEPTPEGSPVLPEAAAQQADLREVSLTDPEEMVHGEAGEDAAAKNPTAQQIMRLLQEIQNPRERPGLGATPCIPFFYRADEHDEVKIMIV, from the exons ATGTGGcccccccttccccctccccgccccgcgaTGTCGGAGGAAACCCGGCAAAGCAAATTGGCTGCGGCCAGGAAAAAG TTACGAGAGTACCAGCAGAAAAATAGTACGGGTGGTCTTCCAGaagtgaagaagaagaagaagaagcttaAAAATGACAGCAGCCCGGAGAGAAGCCCCTCTGAGGACAGTCATTCCCCGGAGGAT ATTCAGGACATCCTGAAGGTGCTGGTGTCCGACCTTAACCGTTCCAATGGGGTAGCACTCCCCCCATGGGACAAGTGCAAG GATAATGATGCTGACAGTGCTCCTGCCCTAATGGATGAGACCAG GACTTTGTCATCAACTGAGAGCTTGAGACAACTTTCACAACAACTCAACGGTCTTGTGTCTGAG TCAACATCCTACATTAATGGGGAGGGCCTCACTTCTTCTAACATGAAGGATCTAGAG AGCCGGTACCAAGAGCTGGCAGTAGCCCTGGACTCCAGCTatctaacaaacaaacaactcaGTAACACCATAGAGGAATTG aAACAACAGAACCAGGAAACTCTGGATCAAGTGGAAAAA GAGAAGAAAGAATGTCAGCAAAAGTTGGCCAAGGAGCAGGGGGCTCTGCGAGAACAACTGCAG GTACACATTCAGACCATTGGGATTCTTGTTtctgaaaaggcagacttacagtcAGCCCTGGCTCACACCCAGCAGGCAGCGAGGCAGAAAGCAG GGGAGTCGGAAGACCTTGCTAGCCGCCTGCAGGCTTCCCGCCAGCGTGTTGGAGAGCTGGAGCGGACCCTGTCTGCCGTTTCCACCCAGCAGAAGCAGACGGACAAG CACAACAAGGAGCTGACCAAAGAGCGAGATGCTCTCAAACTGGAATTATACAAGAACAA CAAAAACAACGAGGATCTGAAGGAGCAGAACTCCGAACTGGAGGAGCGGCTCCGTGTCCTGCTCAAAGAGAAGGCGACCCTGCAGCTGGGAACAGAGGAGCTGCAGAAGAAGTTGGAGATGTCAGAGCTGCTGTTACAACAG TTCTCCAGCCGCACTGAAGTCCCTGATGAGAACCAGCAGCTTCAGCAGGCCATGGAGGAGCGGGCCCTCCTGGAGAGCCGTGTGGGACAG CTACTGGAGATCCAGAAAAATCTGCAGCTGGACAGAGACCGGTATGTGGAGAATCTGAAGGAAGAGCGCAACATGTGGCAGGAAAGGATGAAGCAGATGTCTGCCCAG ATGTCCTTGCTGAGGGAGGAGAAGGAGCAGAGCCTGAGTCAGGTGCAGGAGCTGGAGACCAGCTTGGCCGAGCTCAGGAGCCAGATTG TGGAGTCTCCTGCCCTGGAGCCCCCAGCGCTCCCTGCAGGGCCGTcggagacagagcagcagctgcaggcagaggccgaAAAGCTGCAGAAGGAGCTGGCAAGCCTGGCGGAGCAGCTCCAGGCCCAAGTACGGGACAACGAGGGCCTGTCCCGCCTgaaccagcagcaggagcagcggctACTGCACCTGGAGCTGCAGTCTGAGCTGTGGGACAACCAAGCCGAAGAGCGCAAGCAAATCCTGGAAACCATGCAGAACGACCGTACCACCATCAGCCGGGCGCTCACCCAGAACCGTGAACTCAAGGAGCAGCTGGCCGAGCTGCAGAACGGCTTCGTGCGCCTG ACCAATGACAACATGGAGCTCACCAGCTCACTGCAGTCTGAGCAGCATGTGAAGAACGAGCTGGCCAAGAAGCTGGGCCAGCTGCAGGAGAAGCTGGGCGAACTGAAGGAGATG ATGGAGCTGAAGAGCCAGGAGGCTCAGAACCTGGAGCAGCAGCGAGACCAGTACCTGGCCCACCTGCAGCAGTATGTGGCCGCCTACCAGCAGCACGTGGCTGCCTACCAACAGCTGAACTCCGAGAAGGAGGCGCTGCACAAGCAGCTGCTGTTGCAGACACAGGTCCTGGACCGGCTGCAGCATGAGGAGGTACAGGGCAAGGTGGCGATCGAGGTTGCTCGCCAGGAGCTGCAGGAGACCCAG GAACGCCTGGAAGCCACCAGCCAGCAGAACCAGCAGCTGCAAGCCCAGCTGAGTCTCCTGTGCCTCCCTGGAGAGG GGGgtgatgaagaggaggaggaggaggagataccCCAGGCCAAAGTGACCATCCCGGAGGAGCTTGAGAGCAGAGAGGCCTTG GTGGCATTTTTCAACTCAGCTCTTGCCCATGCCGAGGAACAGCAGGCCCAGCTACGCGGGCAGCTGAAGGAGCAGAAGGCACGCTGCCAACGCCTGGCTCGCCTGGAGGTGCTATCCCAGAGGGAGCCAGAAATGAGGACCTCAGTCCCCAACACCAGGGGTGACTACGTGTCTGGGGAGACCCACCAGGCCCTGCAAGGGTCCATGGAGAAGCTACAG CACCGCTTCCGGGAGGTGATGCAGGAGAAGGCGGACCTTCGAGAGCGTGTGGAGGAGTTAGAACATCGCTGTATCCAGCTCTCTGGGGAGACGGACACCATTG GAGAATACATCGCCCTCTACCAGAACCAGAGGGCAATGCTGAAGGAGCGGCATCGGGAGAAGGAGGAGTACATCAGCCGCCTGGCCCAGGACAAAGAGGAAATGAAG ATCaagctgctggagctgcaggaacTGGTGCTACAGCTGGTGAGCCAGCGCGACCAGTGGCAGAGCAGATTGGTGGCCACAGTCCCAAGCCCTCCCAGTGAACCCACCCCTGAGGGCTCCCCAGTCCTCCCGGAGGCTGCTGCCCAGCAGGCTG aTCTTCGGGAGGTAAGCCTCACTGACCCCGAGGAGATGGTGCATGGAGAAGCCGGGGAAGATGCTGCTGCCAAGAACCCCACTGCGCAGCAGATCATGCGGCTGCTGCAGGAGATCCAGAACCCCCGGGAGCGCCCAGGCCTGGGCGCCACCCCCTGCATCCCCTTCTTCTACCGGGCTGACGAACATGATGAAGTTAAGATCATGATCGTCTAA
- the GOLGA2 gene encoding golgin subfamily A member 2 isoform X1 yields MWPPLPPPRPAMSEETRQSKLAAARKKLREYQQKNSTGGLPEVKKKKKKLKNDSSPERSPSEDSHSPEDIQDILKVLVSDLNRSNGVALPPWDKCKAPKDRTATAPPAADDTVPPGGVASPGASLTSMASTQDNDADSAPALMDETRTLSSTESLRQLSQQLNGLVSESTSYINGEGLTSSNMKDLESRYQELAVALDSSYLTNKQLSNTIEELKQQNQETLDQVEKEKKECQQKLAKEQGALREQLQVHIQTIGILVSEKADLQSALAHTQQAARQKAGESEDLASRLQASRQRVGELERTLSAVSTQQKQTDKHNKELTKERDALKLELYKNNKNNEDLKEQNSELEERLRVLLKEKATLQLGTEELQKKLEMSELLLQQFSSRTEVPDENQQLQQAMEERALLESRVGQLLEIQKNLQLDRDRYVENLKEERNMWQERMKQMSAQMSLLREEKEQSLSQVQELETSLAELRSQIVESPALEPPALPAGPSETEQQLQAEAEKLQKELASLAEQLQAQVRDNEGLSRLNQQQEQRLLHLELQSELWDNQAEERKQILETMQNDRTTISRALTQNRELKEQLAELQNGFVRLTNDNMELTSSLQSEQHVKNELAKKLGQLQEKLGELKEMMELKSQEAQNLEQQRDQYLAHLQQYVAAYQQHVAAYQQLNSEKEALHKQLLLQTQVLDRLQHEEVQGKVAIEVARQELQETQERLEATSQQNQQLQAQLSLLCLPGEGGDEEEEEEEIPQAKVTIPEELESREALVAFFNSALAHAEEQQAQLRGQLKEQKARCQRLARLEVLSQREPEMRTSVPNTRGDYVSGETHQALQGSMEKLQHRFREVMQEKADLRERVEELEHRCIQLSGETDTIGEYIALYQNQRAMLKERHREKEEYISRLAQDKEEMKIKLLELQELVLQLVSQRDQWQSRLVATVPSPPSEPTPEGSPVLPEAAAQQADLREVSLTDPEEMVHGEAGEDAAAKNPTAQQIMRLLQEIQNPRERPGLGATPCIPFFYRADEHDEVKIMIV; encoded by the exons ATGTGGcccccccttccccctccccgccccgcgaTGTCGGAGGAAACCCGGCAAAGCAAATTGGCTGCGGCCAGGAAAAAG TTACGAGAGTACCAGCAGAAAAATAGTACGGGTGGTCTTCCAGaagtgaagaagaagaagaagaagcttaAAAATGACAGCAGCCCGGAGAGAAGCCCCTCTGAGGACAGTCATTCCCCGGAGGAT ATTCAGGACATCCTGAAGGTGCTGGTGTCCGACCTTAACCGTTCCAATGGGGTAGCACTCCCCCCATGGGACAAGTGCAAG GCGCCCAAAGATCGCACTGCTACTGCACCACCAGCTGCTGATGACACTGTGCCTCCTGGCGGTGTCGCTTCCCCTGGTGCTAGTCTAACTAGCATGGCGTCAACTCAG GATAATGATGCTGACAGTGCTCCTGCCCTAATGGATGAGACCAG GACTTTGTCATCAACTGAGAGCTTGAGACAACTTTCACAACAACTCAACGGTCTTGTGTCTGAG TCAACATCCTACATTAATGGGGAGGGCCTCACTTCTTCTAACATGAAGGATCTAGAG AGCCGGTACCAAGAGCTGGCAGTAGCCCTGGACTCCAGCTatctaacaaacaaacaactcaGTAACACCATAGAGGAATTG aAACAACAGAACCAGGAAACTCTGGATCAAGTGGAAAAA GAGAAGAAAGAATGTCAGCAAAAGTTGGCCAAGGAGCAGGGGGCTCTGCGAGAACAACTGCAG GTACACATTCAGACCATTGGGATTCTTGTTtctgaaaaggcagacttacagtcAGCCCTGGCTCACACCCAGCAGGCAGCGAGGCAGAAAGCAG GGGAGTCGGAAGACCTTGCTAGCCGCCTGCAGGCTTCCCGCCAGCGTGTTGGAGAGCTGGAGCGGACCCTGTCTGCCGTTTCCACCCAGCAGAAGCAGACGGACAAG CACAACAAGGAGCTGACCAAAGAGCGAGATGCTCTCAAACTGGAATTATACAAGAACAA CAAAAACAACGAGGATCTGAAGGAGCAGAACTCCGAACTGGAGGAGCGGCTCCGTGTCCTGCTCAAAGAGAAGGCGACCCTGCAGCTGGGAACAGAGGAGCTGCAGAAGAAGTTGGAGATGTCAGAGCTGCTGTTACAACAG TTCTCCAGCCGCACTGAAGTCCCTGATGAGAACCAGCAGCTTCAGCAGGCCATGGAGGAGCGGGCCCTCCTGGAGAGCCGTGTGGGACAG CTACTGGAGATCCAGAAAAATCTGCAGCTGGACAGAGACCGGTATGTGGAGAATCTGAAGGAAGAGCGCAACATGTGGCAGGAAAGGATGAAGCAGATGTCTGCCCAG ATGTCCTTGCTGAGGGAGGAGAAGGAGCAGAGCCTGAGTCAGGTGCAGGAGCTGGAGACCAGCTTGGCCGAGCTCAGGAGCCAGATTG TGGAGTCTCCTGCCCTGGAGCCCCCAGCGCTCCCTGCAGGGCCGTcggagacagagcagcagctgcaggcagaggccgaAAAGCTGCAGAAGGAGCTGGCAAGCCTGGCGGAGCAGCTCCAGGCCCAAGTACGGGACAACGAGGGCCTGTCCCGCCTgaaccagcagcaggagcagcggctACTGCACCTGGAGCTGCAGTCTGAGCTGTGGGACAACCAAGCCGAAGAGCGCAAGCAAATCCTGGAAACCATGCAGAACGACCGTACCACCATCAGCCGGGCGCTCACCCAGAACCGTGAACTCAAGGAGCAGCTGGCCGAGCTGCAGAACGGCTTCGTGCGCCTG ACCAATGACAACATGGAGCTCACCAGCTCACTGCAGTCTGAGCAGCATGTGAAGAACGAGCTGGCCAAGAAGCTGGGCCAGCTGCAGGAGAAGCTGGGCGAACTGAAGGAGATG ATGGAGCTGAAGAGCCAGGAGGCTCAGAACCTGGAGCAGCAGCGAGACCAGTACCTGGCCCACCTGCAGCAGTATGTGGCCGCCTACCAGCAGCACGTGGCTGCCTACCAACAGCTGAACTCCGAGAAGGAGGCGCTGCACAAGCAGCTGCTGTTGCAGACACAGGTCCTGGACCGGCTGCAGCATGAGGAGGTACAGGGCAAGGTGGCGATCGAGGTTGCTCGCCAGGAGCTGCAGGAGACCCAG GAACGCCTGGAAGCCACCAGCCAGCAGAACCAGCAGCTGCAAGCCCAGCTGAGTCTCCTGTGCCTCCCTGGAGAGG GGGgtgatgaagaggaggaggaggaggagataccCCAGGCCAAAGTGACCATCCCGGAGGAGCTTGAGAGCAGAGAGGCCTTG GTGGCATTTTTCAACTCAGCTCTTGCCCATGCCGAGGAACAGCAGGCCCAGCTACGCGGGCAGCTGAAGGAGCAGAAGGCACGCTGCCAACGCCTGGCTCGCCTGGAGGTGCTATCCCAGAGGGAGCCAGAAATGAGGACCTCAGTCCCCAACACCAGGGGTGACTACGTGTCTGGGGAGACCCACCAGGCCCTGCAAGGGTCCATGGAGAAGCTACAG CACCGCTTCCGGGAGGTGATGCAGGAGAAGGCGGACCTTCGAGAGCGTGTGGAGGAGTTAGAACATCGCTGTATCCAGCTCTCTGGGGAGACGGACACCATTG GAGAATACATCGCCCTCTACCAGAACCAGAGGGCAATGCTGAAGGAGCGGCATCGGGAGAAGGAGGAGTACATCAGCCGCCTGGCCCAGGACAAAGAGGAAATGAAG ATCaagctgctggagctgcaggaacTGGTGCTACAGCTGGTGAGCCAGCGCGACCAGTGGCAGAGCAGATTGGTGGCCACAGTCCCAAGCCCTCCCAGTGAACCCACCCCTGAGGGCTCCCCAGTCCTCCCGGAGGCTGCTGCCCAGCAGGCTG aTCTTCGGGAGGTAAGCCTCACTGACCCCGAGGAGATGGTGCATGGAGAAGCCGGGGAAGATGCTGCTGCCAAGAACCCCACTGCGCAGCAGATCATGCGGCTGCTGCAGGAGATCCAGAACCCCCGGGAGCGCCCAGGCCTGGGCGCCACCCCCTGCATCCCCTTCTTCTACCGGGCTGACGAACATGATGAAGTTAAGATCATGATCGTCTAA
- the GOLGA2 gene encoding golgin subfamily A member 2 isoform X2, translating to MWPPLPPPRPAMSEETRQSKLAAARKKLREYQQKNSTGGLPEVKKKKKKLKNDSSPERSPSEDSHSPEDAPKDRTATAPPAADDTVPPGGVASPGASLTSMASTQDNDADSAPALMDETRTLSSTESLRQLSQQLNGLVSESTSYINGEGLTSSNMKDLESRYQELAVALDSSYLTNKQLSNTIEELKQQNQETLDQVEKEKKECQQKLAKEQGALREQLQVHIQTIGILVSEKADLQSALAHTQQAARQKAGESEDLASRLQASRQRVGELERTLSAVSTQQKQTDKHNKELTKERDALKLELYKNNKNNEDLKEQNSELEERLRVLLKEKATLQLGTEELQKKLEMSELLLQQFSSRTEVPDENQQLQQAMEERALLESRVGQLLEIQKNLQLDRDRYVENLKEERNMWQERMKQMSAQMSLLREEKEQSLSQVQELETSLAELRSQIVESPALEPPALPAGPSETEQQLQAEAEKLQKELASLAEQLQAQVRDNEGLSRLNQQQEQRLLHLELQSELWDNQAEERKQILETMQNDRTTISRALTQNRELKEQLAELQNGFVRLTNDNMELTSSLQSEQHVKNELAKKLGQLQEKLGELKEMMELKSQEAQNLEQQRDQYLAHLQQYVAAYQQHVAAYQQLNSEKEALHKQLLLQTQVLDRLQHEEVQGKVAIEVARQELQETQERLEATSQQNQQLQAQLSLLCLPGEGGDEEEEEEEIPQAKVTIPEELESREALVAFFNSALAHAEEQQAQLRGQLKEQKARCQRLARLEVLSQREPEMRTSVPNTRGDYVSGETHQALQGSMEKLQHRFREVMQEKADLRERVEELEHRCIQLSGETDTIGEYIALYQNQRAMLKERHREKEEYISRLAQDKEEMKIKLLELQELVLQLVSQRDQWQSRLVATVPSPPSEPTPEGSPVLPEAAAQQADLREVSLTDPEEMVHGEAGEDAAAKNPTAQQIMRLLQEIQNPRERPGLGATPCIPFFYRADEHDEVKIMIV from the exons ATGTGGcccccccttccccctccccgccccgcgaTGTCGGAGGAAACCCGGCAAAGCAAATTGGCTGCGGCCAGGAAAAAG TTACGAGAGTACCAGCAGAAAAATAGTACGGGTGGTCTTCCAGaagtgaagaagaagaagaagaagcttaAAAATGACAGCAGCCCGGAGAGAAGCCCCTCTGAGGACAGTCATTCCCCGGAGGAT GCGCCCAAAGATCGCACTGCTACTGCACCACCAGCTGCTGATGACACTGTGCCTCCTGGCGGTGTCGCTTCCCCTGGTGCTAGTCTAACTAGCATGGCGTCAACTCAG GATAATGATGCTGACAGTGCTCCTGCCCTAATGGATGAGACCAG GACTTTGTCATCAACTGAGAGCTTGAGACAACTTTCACAACAACTCAACGGTCTTGTGTCTGAG TCAACATCCTACATTAATGGGGAGGGCCTCACTTCTTCTAACATGAAGGATCTAGAG AGCCGGTACCAAGAGCTGGCAGTAGCCCTGGACTCCAGCTatctaacaaacaaacaactcaGTAACACCATAGAGGAATTG aAACAACAGAACCAGGAAACTCTGGATCAAGTGGAAAAA GAGAAGAAAGAATGTCAGCAAAAGTTGGCCAAGGAGCAGGGGGCTCTGCGAGAACAACTGCAG GTACACATTCAGACCATTGGGATTCTTGTTtctgaaaaggcagacttacagtcAGCCCTGGCTCACACCCAGCAGGCAGCGAGGCAGAAAGCAG GGGAGTCGGAAGACCTTGCTAGCCGCCTGCAGGCTTCCCGCCAGCGTGTTGGAGAGCTGGAGCGGACCCTGTCTGCCGTTTCCACCCAGCAGAAGCAGACGGACAAG CACAACAAGGAGCTGACCAAAGAGCGAGATGCTCTCAAACTGGAATTATACAAGAACAA CAAAAACAACGAGGATCTGAAGGAGCAGAACTCCGAACTGGAGGAGCGGCTCCGTGTCCTGCTCAAAGAGAAGGCGACCCTGCAGCTGGGAACAGAGGAGCTGCAGAAGAAGTTGGAGATGTCAGAGCTGCTGTTACAACAG TTCTCCAGCCGCACTGAAGTCCCTGATGAGAACCAGCAGCTTCAGCAGGCCATGGAGGAGCGGGCCCTCCTGGAGAGCCGTGTGGGACAG CTACTGGAGATCCAGAAAAATCTGCAGCTGGACAGAGACCGGTATGTGGAGAATCTGAAGGAAGAGCGCAACATGTGGCAGGAAAGGATGAAGCAGATGTCTGCCCAG ATGTCCTTGCTGAGGGAGGAGAAGGAGCAGAGCCTGAGTCAGGTGCAGGAGCTGGAGACCAGCTTGGCCGAGCTCAGGAGCCAGATTG TGGAGTCTCCTGCCCTGGAGCCCCCAGCGCTCCCTGCAGGGCCGTcggagacagagcagcagctgcaggcagaggccgaAAAGCTGCAGAAGGAGCTGGCAAGCCTGGCGGAGCAGCTCCAGGCCCAAGTACGGGACAACGAGGGCCTGTCCCGCCTgaaccagcagcaggagcagcggctACTGCACCTGGAGCTGCAGTCTGAGCTGTGGGACAACCAAGCCGAAGAGCGCAAGCAAATCCTGGAAACCATGCAGAACGACCGTACCACCATCAGCCGGGCGCTCACCCAGAACCGTGAACTCAAGGAGCAGCTGGCCGAGCTGCAGAACGGCTTCGTGCGCCTG ACCAATGACAACATGGAGCTCACCAGCTCACTGCAGTCTGAGCAGCATGTGAAGAACGAGCTGGCCAAGAAGCTGGGCCAGCTGCAGGAGAAGCTGGGCGAACTGAAGGAGATG ATGGAGCTGAAGAGCCAGGAGGCTCAGAACCTGGAGCAGCAGCGAGACCAGTACCTGGCCCACCTGCAGCAGTATGTGGCCGCCTACCAGCAGCACGTGGCTGCCTACCAACAGCTGAACTCCGAGAAGGAGGCGCTGCACAAGCAGCTGCTGTTGCAGACACAGGTCCTGGACCGGCTGCAGCATGAGGAGGTACAGGGCAAGGTGGCGATCGAGGTTGCTCGCCAGGAGCTGCAGGAGACCCAG GAACGCCTGGAAGCCACCAGCCAGCAGAACCAGCAGCTGCAAGCCCAGCTGAGTCTCCTGTGCCTCCCTGGAGAGG GGGgtgatgaagaggaggaggaggaggagataccCCAGGCCAAAGTGACCATCCCGGAGGAGCTTGAGAGCAGAGAGGCCTTG GTGGCATTTTTCAACTCAGCTCTTGCCCATGCCGAGGAACAGCAGGCCCAGCTACGCGGGCAGCTGAAGGAGCAGAAGGCACGCTGCCAACGCCTGGCTCGCCTGGAGGTGCTATCCCAGAGGGAGCCAGAAATGAGGACCTCAGTCCCCAACACCAGGGGTGACTACGTGTCTGGGGAGACCCACCAGGCCCTGCAAGGGTCCATGGAGAAGCTACAG CACCGCTTCCGGGAGGTGATGCAGGAGAAGGCGGACCTTCGAGAGCGTGTGGAGGAGTTAGAACATCGCTGTATCCAGCTCTCTGGGGAGACGGACACCATTG GAGAATACATCGCCCTCTACCAGAACCAGAGGGCAATGCTGAAGGAGCGGCATCGGGAGAAGGAGGAGTACATCAGCCGCCTGGCCCAGGACAAAGAGGAAATGAAG ATCaagctgctggagctgcaggaacTGGTGCTACAGCTGGTGAGCCAGCGCGACCAGTGGCAGAGCAGATTGGTGGCCACAGTCCCAAGCCCTCCCAGTGAACCCACCCCTGAGGGCTCCCCAGTCCTCCCGGAGGCTGCTGCCCAGCAGGCTG aTCTTCGGGAGGTAAGCCTCACTGACCCCGAGGAGATGGTGCATGGAGAAGCCGGGGAAGATGCTGCTGCCAAGAACCCCACTGCGCAGCAGATCATGCGGCTGCTGCAGGAGATCCAGAACCCCCGGGAGCGCCCAGGCCTGGGCGCCACCCCCTGCATCCCCTTCTTCTACCGGGCTGACGAACATGATGAAGTTAAGATCATGATCGTCTAA